One Halomonas sp. THAF5a genomic region harbors:
- a CDS encoding glutathione S-transferase family protein translates to MGLLIDGQWHDQWYDTKKHGGEFVRESAKLRDWISPEGSPGPQNQPGLPAEAGRYHLYVSLACPWAHRVLIMRRLKGLEGLIGVSHTSPLMLGQGWSYHREEGASGDDVNGVDYHHELYTLTDPHYTGRVTVPALWDKRQGRIVNNESAELVRMFNGAFDGLTGNRLDLYPADLRETIDAVNADVYEHVNNGVYKSGFATDQGVYEKHVMALFDALDRLEARLDTHRYLAGEWLTEADIRLFTTLVRFDAVYHGHFKCNLRRIEDYPNLAHYLRELYQWPGIAETVDFDHIKRHYYYSHDTINPTRIVPAGPRLDLERPHDRERLPGQGIREKG, encoded by the coding sequence ATGGGGCTCTTGATCGACGGGCAGTGGCACGACCAGTGGTACGACACCAAGAAGCATGGCGGCGAGTTCGTGCGGGAATCGGCGAAGCTTCGTGACTGGATCTCGCCCGAGGGTTCTCCGGGGCCCCAGAATCAGCCGGGTCTGCCGGCCGAGGCGGGGCGCTATCATCTCTATGTCTCCCTGGCCTGCCCCTGGGCGCACCGCGTGCTGATCATGCGACGCCTCAAGGGCCTGGAGGGGCTGATCGGCGTCTCCCACACCAGCCCGCTGATGCTCGGTCAGGGCTGGAGCTATCACCGCGAGGAGGGCGCGAGCGGTGACGACGTGAACGGCGTGGACTACCACCACGAGCTCTATACCCTCACCGACCCGCACTACACCGGCCGGGTGACCGTGCCGGCCCTGTGGGACAAGCGGCAGGGGCGCATCGTCAACAACGAGTCGGCCGAGCTGGTCCGCATGTTCAACGGCGCCTTCGACGGCCTCACCGGCAACCGGTTGGACCTCTATCCGGCCGACCTGCGGGAGACCATCGACGCCGTCAATGCCGACGTTTACGAGCACGTCAACAACGGGGTCTACAAGTCGGGCTTCGCGACCGATCAGGGCGTCTACGAGAAGCACGTGATGGCGCTGTTCGACGCCCTGGATCGCCTCGAGGCGCGCCTCGACACGCACCGCTACCTGGCGGGGGAGTGGCTGACCGAGGCCGATATCCGGCTGTTCACCACCCTGGTCCGTTTCGACGCCGTCTATCACGGCCACTTCAAGTGCAACCTGCGGCGCATCGAGGACTACCCGAACCTCGCCCACTACCTGCGCGAGCTCTACCAGTGGCCGGGCATCGCGGAGACGGTGGACTTCGATCATATCAAGCGCCACTACTACTACAGCCACGACACCATCAACCCGACCCGCATCGTGCCCGCCGGTCCGCGCCTCGACCTCGAGCGGCCCCACGACCGCGAGCGCCTGCCGGGGCAGGGTATCCGCGAGAAGGGGTAA
- a CDS encoding YaiI/YqxD family protein → MPSLWVDADACPRAAREIIVRAAERTATPTWFVANHAVPLPPSKWVKGLAVSQGFDAADNEIVERIQQGDLLITSDLPLALEAIEREARVMTTRGEALDANNIRARVQMRDFMETLRASGEHTGGPSGYSDADRREFANALDRWLAKNQHR, encoded by the coding sequence ATGCCGAGCCTCTGGGTCGATGCCGACGCCTGCCCCCGGGCAGCCCGCGAGATCATCGTCCGCGCCGCCGAGCGCACCGCCACGCCGACCTGGTTCGTGGCCAACCACGCCGTGCCGCTGCCGCCCTCGAAGTGGGTCAAGGGCCTGGCGGTGAGCCAGGGCTTCGACGCCGCCGACAACGAGATCGTCGAGCGCATCCAGCAAGGCGACCTGCTGATCACCTCGGACCTGCCGCTGGCCCTGGAGGCGATCGAGCGCGAGGCGCGGGTGATGACCACCCGCGGGGAGGCGCTGGATGCCAACAACATCCGCGCGCGGGTCCAGATGCGGGACTTCATGGAGACCCTGCGGGCCAGCGGCGAACACACCGGCGGCCCCAGCGGCTACTCCGACGCCGATCGTCGCGAGTTCGCCAACGCCCTGGATCGGTGGCTGGCCAAGAACCAACACCGCTGA
- a CDS encoding DEAD/DEAH box helicase, giving the protein MTSTSVVSPSFGELALLPAVLSAVESQGYTTPSPIQAQTIPALLEGRDMLGQAQTGTGKTAAFALPLLSRLELTRREPQVLVMAPTRELAQQVAVSFSKYGQNLKGLEVATLCGGQEYREQLSALRRGAQVVVGTPGRIIDHLDRGSLKLDGLSALVLDEADEMLRMGFIDDVKRVVADTPQNAQRVFFSATLPTEIERIVNRYLVDPVKVSIAAKVGTAASIDQRMVRVDGGAKQEALARILEVEPVDGAIVFVRTRAACTTLMEQLSARGLSVASLSGDLDQSLRERTIQRLKRGKVDVLIATDVAARGLDVPRITHVINYDLPQDAEAYTHRIGRTGRAGRTGVAITFVGFREGRKVGWLEQATGQKMSEMALPDEKAIRAHRDEMFHQRVVAALTAGADEQRALIERLVEEGHDPIELACAFSRMARADEPPIGRLQAPRAERNNDRHARDGKPKRRDSAPREGMTRYRVAVGHQDGVKPGQLVGALANEGGIEGNRIGRIDIRTAFSVVELPSSLPESILAKMARARVAGRPLEISEDKGAPERAPRRRRDDDGPVKRRERA; this is encoded by the coding sequence ATGACCTCGACTTCTGTCGTCTCGCCGAGCTTCGGCGAACTGGCCCTGCTGCCTGCCGTTCTTTCTGCTGTTGAATCCCAGGGGTACACCACCCCGTCGCCGATCCAGGCGCAGACCATCCCCGCGCTGCTGGAAGGTCGCGACATGCTGGGCCAGGCCCAGACCGGTACCGGCAAGACCGCGGCCTTCGCCCTGCCGCTGCTCTCGCGCCTCGAGCTGACGCGCCGCGAGCCCCAGGTGCTGGTGATGGCCCCCACCCGGGAACTGGCCCAGCAGGTGGCCGTCTCCTTCAGCAAGTACGGTCAGAACCTCAAGGGCCTGGAAGTCGCCACCCTCTGCGGTGGCCAGGAATACCGCGAGCAGCTCTCCGCCCTGCGCCGCGGCGCCCAGGTCGTGGTCGGCACCCCGGGCCGCATCATCGATCACCTGGATCGCGGCAGCCTGAAGCTCGACGGCCTCTCCGCGCTGGTGCTCGACGAAGCCGACGAGATGCTGCGCATGGGCTTCATCGACGACGTCAAGCGCGTGGTCGCCGACACCCCCCAGAACGCCCAGCGGGTCTTCTTCTCCGCGACCCTGCCGACCGAGATCGAGCGCATCGTCAACCGCTACCTCGTCGACCCGGTCAAGGTCTCCATCGCCGCCAAGGTCGGCACCGCGGCGAGCATCGACCAGCGCATGGTGCGGGTCGACGGCGGCGCCAAGCAGGAGGCGCTGGCGCGCATCCTCGAGGTCGAGCCGGTCGATGGCGCCATCGTCTTCGTGCGCACCCGGGCCGCCTGCACCACCCTGATGGAGCAGCTCTCCGCCCGCGGCCTGAGCGTCGCCAGCCTCTCCGGCGACCTCGACCAGAGCCTGCGCGAGCGCACCATCCAGCGCCTCAAGCGCGGCAAGGTCGACGTGCTGATCGCCACCGACGTGGCCGCCCGCGGCCTCGACGTGCCGCGCATCACCCACGTCATCAACTACGACCTGCCCCAGGATGCCGAGGCCTACACCCACCGCATCGGGCGTACCGGCCGCGCCGGCCGCACCGGCGTCGCGATCACCTTCGTCGGCTTCCGCGAAGGCCGCAAGGTGGGCTGGCTCGAGCAGGCCACCGGCCAGAAGATGAGCGAGATGGCGCTGCCCGACGAGAAGGCCATCCGCGCCCATCGCGACGAGATGTTCCACCAGCGCGTGGTGGCCGCCCTGACCGCCGGTGCCGACGAGCAGCGTGCGCTGATCGAGCGCCTGGTCGAGGAGGGTCACGACCCCATCGAGCTGGCCTGCGCCTTCTCGCGCATGGCGCGTGCCGACGAGCCGCCGATCGGTCGCCTGCAGGCGCCCCGCGCCGAGCGCAACAACGACCGCCACGCGCGTGACGGCAAGCCGAAGCGTCGCGACAGCGCGCCGCGCGAGGGCATGACCCGCTACCGCGTCGCCGTGGGCCACCAGGACGGCGTCAAGCCGGGCCAGCTGGTCGGCGCCCTGGCCAATGAGGGCGGCATCGAGGGCAACCGCATCGGTCGCATCGACATCCGCACCGCCTTCTCCGTGGTCGAGCTGCCGAGTTCGCTGCCGGAGAGCATCCTGGCCAAGATGGCCCGGGCCCGCGTCGCCGGTCGTCCGCTGGAGATCAGCGAGGACAAGGGCGCGCCGGAGCGGGCGCCGCGTCGTCGCCGCGACGACGATGGGCCGGTGAAGCGTCGCGAACGGGCCTGA
- a CDS encoding DMT family transporter — protein sequence MWKRLPFRLRGYLITMTGVLLLSPDALLVKGTSVSPVTFLFWRGLLLGIVLLLIALARYGHRLPEAIRACGPAAWWCPLAFAASGWAFVIANRFTSAGNVLVMMNLAPLVAGLIGLVFFRQRLRRQTWVVIALCVAGASLMAAGEMGQGSLLGLGVALFVPISIAINTTVASAQKGERRRGIDTTVILPLGCLAMLLPAVLGGGATLPPAEDVPLLAIMALFLPAAYFLIQTGARYLPGAEVSLVLLLETLLGSLLVWWWVGEVPTRLALIGGAIIVVTMMTSSLRDLHRQRRKAAGGAPDIGRIQQQAVEEEASKGDAAEASSR from the coding sequence ATGTGGAAGCGCTTACCGTTCCGGCTGCGGGGCTACCTGATCACCATGACCGGGGTGCTGCTCCTCTCGCCGGACGCCCTGCTGGTCAAGGGGACCAGCGTCTCGCCTGTCACGTTCCTGTTCTGGCGCGGCCTGCTGCTGGGCATCGTGCTGCTGCTGATCGCCCTGGCGCGCTACGGCCACCGCCTGCCCGAGGCGATCCGCGCCTGCGGGCCCGCCGCCTGGTGGTGCCCGCTGGCCTTCGCCGCCAGCGGCTGGGCCTTCGTCATCGCCAACCGCTTCACCTCGGCGGGCAACGTGCTGGTGATGATGAACCTGGCGCCCCTGGTGGCCGGGCTGATCGGCCTGGTGTTCTTCCGCCAGCGCCTGCGGCGCCAGACCTGGGTGGTGATCGCCCTCTGCGTCGCCGGGGCCAGCCTGATGGCGGCCGGCGAGATGGGCCAGGGCAGCCTGCTGGGGCTCGGCGTCGCGCTGTTCGTGCCGATCTCCATCGCCATCAATACCACCGTGGCCAGCGCCCAGAAAGGCGAGCGGCGCCGCGGCATCGACACCACGGTGATCCTGCCGCTGGGCTGCCTGGCGATGCTGCTGCCGGCCGTGCTGGGCGGCGGGGCGACCCTGCCGCCGGCAGAGGACGTGCCGCTGCTGGCGATCATGGCGCTGTTCCTGCCGGCGGCCTACTTCCTGATCCAGACCGGAGCGCGCTACCTGCCCGGCGCCGAGGTCAGCCTGGTGCTGCTGCTGGAGACCCTGCTCGGCTCGCTGCTGGTGTGGTGGTGGGTCGGCGAGGTGCCGACCCGGCTGGCGCTGATCGGTGGCGCCATCATCGTCGTCACCATGATGACGAGCTCGCTGCGCGACCTGCATCGCCAGCGCCGCAAGGCAGCCGGCGGGGCCCCGGACATCGGGCGCATCCAGCAGCAGGCCGTCGAGGAGGAGGCATCCAAGGGCGACGCCGCCGAGGCGTCATCCCGCTAG
- a CDS encoding glutamine amidotransferase, with protein sequence MPRLTILKTGDSFADVVRDHGDFEDLFLAALAPLAEARDALTLTVHDARHEGVPPVPAAGDGVVITGSHAMVSDAEPWSEALKPWLVEARARGVAMLGVCYGHQLMAAAFGGVSGYHPAGREVGTRRLRLTEAGQTDPLFGALPATFTAQLTHSQSVLTAPPGAQVLADNDHDPFQALRHGPRQWSVQFHPEFSPPVMRAYLAHQRAALADQGDDPEARLDAVTPTPEAGALIARFAEQLVRPASVA encoded by the coding sequence ATGCCGCGCCTGACGATCCTCAAGACCGGAGACAGCTTCGCCGACGTGGTCCGCGACCACGGCGACTTCGAGGACCTCTTCCTCGCCGCCCTGGCCCCGCTGGCCGAGGCGCGCGATGCGCTCACCCTGACCGTCCACGATGCCCGCCACGAGGGCGTCCCGCCGGTGCCGGCCGCCGGGGACGGCGTGGTGATCACCGGCTCCCACGCCATGGTCAGCGACGCCGAACCCTGGAGCGAGGCGCTCAAGCCCTGGCTCGTCGAGGCCCGCGCGCGCGGCGTCGCCATGCTCGGCGTCTGCTACGGCCACCAGCTGATGGCGGCGGCCTTCGGCGGAGTGAGCGGCTACCACCCGGCCGGCCGCGAGGTCGGCACCCGCCGACTGCGCCTCACCGAGGCAGGGCAGACGGACCCGCTGTTCGGCGCCCTCCCGGCGACCTTCACCGCCCAGCTGACCCACTCCCAGTCGGTGCTCACCGCCCCGCCGGGGGCCCAGGTGCTGGCCGACAACGACCACGACCCCTTCCAGGCGCTGCGCCACGGGCCGCGGCAGTGGAGCGTGCAGTTCCACCCGGAGTTCAGCCCCCCCGTGATGCGGGCCTACCTCGCCCACCAGCGCGCGGCCCTCGCCGACCAGGGCGACGACCCCGAGGCGCGGCTCGATGCGGTCACGCCCACCCCCGAGGCCGGCGCCCTGATCGCCCGCTTCGCCGAGCAGCTGGTGCGCCCGGCAAGCGTCGCCTGA
- the argE gene encoding acetylornithine deacetylase encodes MNAAELLNRLVGFATVSRDSNLDLIAFVEGYLDEHGVEHWRVESDDGSKANLLARIGPDVAGGVVLSGHTDVVPVDGQPWSTDPFTLTDKGDGRLYGRGTCDMKGFLACALAEVPRWTTLELDTPIWLALSYDEEVGCVGAPRMIERLLADHPRPSAVIVGEPTLMHPVVAHKGATNLRTTVTGRASHSSQVNQGVSAIHVAARLVTRIEDVMAELKAEGRVDEAFNVVHSSLHVGKIAGGTAINIMARECTFEWEIRHLPSDRFEALLERVNATAAELEAEMKTRAPEAGIVTEALNTTVPALADDNNAEVLALCRELLDERPTGAVAYATEAGQFQREGLPTVICGPGSIGQAHQPDEYIDREQLEAGAQFMAALGERLRRQ; translated from the coding sequence ATGAATGCCGCCGAGCTGCTGAACCGCCTGGTGGGCTTTGCCACCGTCTCCCGGGACTCGAACCTGGACCTGATCGCCTTCGTGGAGGGCTACCTGGACGAGCATGGCGTGGAGCACTGGCGCGTCGAGAGTGACGATGGCAGCAAGGCCAACCTGCTGGCGCGCATCGGGCCCGACGTGGCCGGCGGCGTGGTGCTCTCCGGCCATACCGACGTAGTGCCGGTGGACGGCCAGCCCTGGTCCACCGATCCCTTCACGCTCACCGACAAGGGCGACGGGCGCCTCTACGGCCGGGGCACCTGCGACATGAAGGGCTTTCTCGCCTGCGCCCTGGCCGAAGTCCCGCGCTGGACGACCCTCGAGCTCGACACGCCGATCTGGCTCGCCCTCTCCTACGACGAGGAAGTGGGCTGCGTCGGCGCCCCGCGCATGATCGAGCGGCTCCTCGCCGACCACCCGCGCCCATCGGCGGTGATCGTCGGCGAGCCGACCCTGATGCACCCGGTGGTGGCCCACAAGGGCGCCACCAACCTGCGCACCACCGTCACCGGCCGCGCCTCCCACTCCAGCCAGGTCAACCAGGGCGTCTCGGCGATCCACGTCGCCGCGCGCCTGGTCACCCGCATCGAGGACGTGATGGCCGAGCTCAAGGCCGAGGGCCGGGTCGACGAGGCCTTCAATGTGGTGCACTCGAGCCTGCACGTGGGCAAGATCGCCGGCGGCACGGCGATCAACATCATGGCCCGGGAGTGCACGTTCGAGTGGGAGATCCGCCACCTGCCGAGCGATCGCTTCGAGGCACTCCTCGAGCGCGTCAACGCCACCGCCGCCGAGCTCGAGGCCGAGATGAAGACGCGCGCGCCGGAAGCCGGCATCGTCACCGAGGCGCTCAACACCACGGTGCCGGCGCTCGCCGACGACAACAATGCCGAGGTGCTGGCGCTCTGCCGCGAGCTGCTCGACGAGCGCCCCACCGGGGCCGTGGCCTACGCCACCGAGGCCGGCCAGTTCCAGCGCGAAGGGCTGCCCACGGTGATCTGCGGGCCGGGCAGCATCGGCCAGGCCCATCAGCCCGACGAGTACATCGACCGCGAGCAGCTCGAGGCGGGCGCGCAGTTCATGGCGGCGCTGGGCGAGCGGCTGCGGCGGCAGTAG
- a CDS encoding homocysteine S-methyltransferase family protein, which translates to MSAEEHRIVLLDGGMGQELRRRSERPVTPLWSAQVMLDEPALVTAVHRDFIDAGARIITTNNYSATPQRLARDGDPALFAPLHAAALGAARQARDESGRAVRIAGCLPPLVASYHHELVPDDATCERDYGRLVEAQADGVDLFICETMTLAREALAATRAAVARGIPVWVAFTVSDGDGTRLRSGEPLAEAARAVVAAGAAAVLVNCSVPEALTTAMGELGDLDVPFGGYANGFTAAADLAPGGTVEGLETREDLGPEGYAEHACRWIAQGATIVGGCCEVSPAHIAALAERLTAQGYRLASA; encoded by the coding sequence ATGAGCGCTGAAGAACACCGCATCGTGCTGCTGGACGGGGGCATGGGACAGGAACTCCGGCGGCGCAGCGAGCGCCCCGTCACGCCGCTGTGGTCCGCGCAGGTGATGCTGGACGAACCGGCGCTGGTCACCGCGGTGCACCGCGACTTCATCGACGCCGGCGCCCGGATCATCACCACCAACAACTACAGCGCCACACCGCAGCGCCTGGCCCGCGACGGCGACCCCGCCCTGTTCGCGCCGCTCCATGCCGCCGCGCTGGGGGCCGCCCGCCAGGCCCGCGACGAGAGCGGCCGGGCAGTGCGCATCGCCGGCTGCCTGCCGCCGCTGGTGGCGAGCTACCACCACGAACTGGTGCCGGACGACGCCACCTGCGAGCGCGACTACGGCCGGCTGGTCGAGGCCCAGGCCGACGGGGTCGACCTCTTCATCTGCGAGACCATGACGCTTGCCCGCGAGGCGCTGGCGGCGACCCGCGCGGCCGTGGCGCGGGGCATCCCGGTATGGGTCGCCTTCACCGTGAGCGACGGCGACGGCACCCGCCTGCGCTCCGGCGAGCCGCTGGCCGAGGCCGCCCGGGCGGTGGTGGCGGCCGGCGCCGCGGCGGTGCTGGTCAATTGCTCGGTGCCCGAGGCGCTCACCACCGCCATGGGCGAGCTTGGCGACCTCGACGTACCCTTCGGCGGCTACGCCAACGGCTTCACCGCGGCGGCCGACCTCGCCCCCGGCGGCACGGTCGAAGGCCTGGAGACCCGCGAGGACCTGGGGCCTGAGGGCTATGCCGAACACGCCTGCCGCTGGATCGCCCAGGGCGCCACCATCGTCGGCGGCTGCTGCGAGGTGAGCCCGGCGCACATCGCCGCCCTCGCTGAGCGACTGACCGCCCAGGGCTACCGGCTGGCCTCCGCCTGA
- a CDS encoding antibiotic biosynthesis monooxygenase, with amino-acid sequence MSSDPVTLMVARRVARGRYRDFTAWLEEGRELACDFTGYLGSGVLAPPPGEDEYQIIFRFRDAETLATWEHSASRRAWLARGEGLFEAPHEHRATGLEGWFQDATGQAPPRWKQAIAIWLAFFPVSLAFQALFGEALAPLPLLPRVLIATLMLTPVMVFVFIPLSMRLLGPWLRGELTPLALFRRRLHQRRA; translated from the coding sequence ATGTCATCCGATCCGGTTACCCTGATGGTGGCGCGCCGCGTGGCCCGCGGCCGCTACCGCGACTTCACCGCCTGGCTCGAGGAGGGCCGCGAGCTCGCCTGCGACTTCACCGGCTACCTGGGCTCCGGTGTGCTGGCTCCGCCACCGGGCGAGGATGAGTACCAGATCATCTTCCGCTTCCGCGACGCCGAGACCCTGGCCACCTGGGAGCACTCCGCCTCGCGCCGCGCCTGGCTGGCCCGCGGCGAGGGGCTCTTCGAGGCGCCCCACGAGCACCGTGCCACCGGCCTGGAGGGCTGGTTCCAGGACGCCACCGGCCAGGCGCCGCCGCGCTGGAAGCAGGCGATCGCCATCTGGCTGGCCTTCTTCCCGGTCTCGCTGGCGTTCCAGGCGCTGTTCGGCGAGGCGCTCGCCCCGCTGCCCCTGCTGCCACGGGTGCTGATCGCCACCCTGATGCTCACCCCGGTGATGGTCTTCGTGTTCATCCCCCTCTCCATGCGCCTGCTCGGGCCGTGGCTGCGCGGCGAGCTCACCCCCTTGGCGCTCTTCCGCCGCCGGCTGCACCAGCGCAGGGCATGA
- the mntR gene encoding manganese-binding transcriptional regulator MntR codes for MTSALPHRHGRLIEPDSHVQGFRKARDARRTELAEDYVELISDLIADAGEARQIDIARRLGVAQPTVAKMLKRLAEEGLIVKRPYRGISMTEAGERLAAESRRRHRLVEACLRKLGVSAETARLDAEGIEHHVSGETLAALERFLDEG; via the coding sequence ATGACATCAGCGCTGCCTCACCGCCATGGGCGACTCATCGAGCCGGATAGCCACGTGCAGGGCTTTCGCAAGGCGCGCGATGCGCGTCGCACCGAGCTGGCGGAGGACTATGTCGAGCTGATCTCGGACCTGATCGCCGACGCCGGCGAGGCCCGGCAGATCGATATCGCGCGTCGCCTCGGCGTCGCCCAGCCCACCGTGGCCAAGATGCTCAAGCGCCTGGCGGAGGAGGGGCTGATCGTCAAGCGCCCCTACCGGGGGATCTCCATGACCGAGGCCGGGGAGCGCCTCGCCGCCGAGAGCCGGCGGCGCCACCGCCTCGTCGAAGCCTGCCTGCGCAAGCTGGGGGTGAGCGCCGAGACGGCTCGACTCGATGCCGAGGGCATCGAGCACCACGTCAGCGGCGAGACCCTGGCCGCCCTCGAGCGCTTCCTCGACGAGGGCTGA
- a CDS encoding zinc ABC transporter substrate-binding protein — protein sequence MRRWKSTLGLLAPLALSGQTMAAEPPVTTVTTIGMIADVAREVGGECADVSAIMGPGVDPHLYQASARDVATLQQAEQIFYSGYSLEGQLGNVLERFAEITPTVAVAPSSIDTASLITVQDVYGIDPHLWMDASLWAQIIPTLADAFVEVRPDCEADIRANAEAYATQLEALHGWIEASIATIPEEQRILVTAHDAFNYYGRAYGIEVAGIQGISTETETGVADIRRMTQVVIEREVPAVFVESTINPRTVQAVIDAAREKGHEVEIGGQLYSDAMGEAGTVGGTYIGMLHANTRHIVEALGGEPVTLPAPLADWAERWEIPAD from the coding sequence ATGAGACGCTGGAAGAGCACACTCGGCCTGCTGGCGCCGCTGGCGCTGAGCGGGCAGACCATGGCGGCCGAGCCGCCGGTGACCACCGTGACCACCATTGGCATGATCGCCGACGTGGCCCGCGAGGTGGGCGGCGAGTGCGCCGACGTCTCGGCGATCATGGGGCCCGGGGTCGATCCCCACCTCTACCAGGCGAGCGCCCGGGACGTGGCGACCCTGCAGCAGGCCGAGCAGATCTTCTACTCCGGCTACTCCCTGGAGGGCCAGCTCGGCAACGTGCTGGAACGCTTCGCCGAGATCACCCCGACCGTGGCGGTGGCGCCGTCGTCCATCGACACGGCGAGCCTGATCACCGTGCAGGACGTCTATGGCATCGACCCGCACCTGTGGATGGACGCCTCGCTCTGGGCCCAGATCATTCCCACCCTGGCCGACGCCTTCGTCGAGGTGCGTCCCGACTGCGAGGCCGACATCCGCGCCAACGCCGAGGCTTACGCCACCCAGCTTGAGGCGCTGCACGGGTGGATCGAGGCGAGCATCGCGACCATTCCCGAGGAGCAGCGCATCCTGGTCACCGCCCACGACGCCTTCAACTACTACGGTCGTGCCTACGGCATCGAGGTCGCCGGCATCCAGGGCATCAGCACCGAGACCGAGACCGGCGTGGCGGACATCCGCCGCATGACCCAGGTGGTCATCGAGCGCGAGGTGCCCGCGGTGTTCGTCGAGAGCACCATCAACCCGCGCACCGTCCAGGCGGTGATCGACGCCGCCCGGGAGAAGGGCCACGAGGTCGAGATCGGCGGCCAGCTCTACTCCGATGCCATGGGCGAGGCGGGCACCGTCGGCGGCACCTACATCGGCATGCTCCACGCCAACACCCGGCACATCGTCGAGGCGCTCGGCGGCGAGCCGGTTACGCTGCCCGCGCCCCTCGCGGACTGGGCCGAGCGCTGGGAGATCCCCGCGGACTGA
- a CDS encoding metal ABC transporter ATP-binding protein: MSTTLHEPDLALHVEDLTVSYHSKPVLWDIDFDVPPGVMAAIVGPNGAGKSTLIKSVLGLVPTVAGHVTLHGRPYKAQRRRVGYVPQRSSVDWDFPTTALDVVTMGLYGRLGWLRRPGRRERDEAMAALELVGMADFARRQISQLSGGQQQRVFLARALVQKADVYFLDEPMAGVDATTERAIVDILRRLRDEGKTVIVVHHDLQTVRSYFDWLLILNVRVIAQGPVAEVYTAEHLRQAYGGQIALLDQATFPAGDAAAEPAERAE; this comes from the coding sequence ATGTCGACCACGCTTCACGAACCGGATCTGGCCCTGCACGTCGAGGACCTGACCGTCAGCTACCACAGCAAGCCGGTGCTGTGGGACATCGACTTCGACGTGCCGCCCGGGGTGATGGCGGCCATCGTCGGCCCCAACGGCGCCGGCAAGAGCACCCTGATCAAGAGCGTGCTGGGGCTGGTGCCCACGGTGGCGGGCCACGTCACCCTGCACGGCCGGCCCTACAAGGCCCAGCGCCGCCGGGTGGGCTACGTGCCGCAGCGCTCGAGCGTCGACTGGGACTTCCCCACCACCGCGCTGGACGTCGTCACCATGGGGCTCTATGGCCGGCTGGGCTGGCTGCGCCGCCCCGGCCGCCGCGAGCGCGACGAGGCGATGGCGGCGCTGGAGCTCGTCGGCATGGCCGACTTCGCCCGCCGCCAGATCAGCCAGCTATCCGGCGGCCAGCAGCAGCGGGTGTTCCTGGCCCGGGCGCTGGTGCAGAAGGCCGACGTCTACTTCCTCGACGAGCCCATGGCCGGGGTCGACGCCACCACCGAGCGCGCCATCGTCGACATCCTTCGCCGCCTGCGCGACGAGGGCAAGACGGTGATCGTGGTGCACCACGACCTGCAGACGGTGCGCAGCTACTTCGACTGGCTGCTGATCCTCAACGTGCGGGTCATCGCCCAGGGGCCGGTCGCCGAGGTCTACACCGCCGAGCACCTGCGCCAGGCCTACGGCGGCCAGATCGCCCTGCTCGACCAGGCCACCTTCCCCGCCGGGGACGCGGCCGCCGAGCCCGCGGAGCGGGCCGAATGA